From the genome of Primulina eburnea isolate SZY01 chromosome 12, ASM2296580v1, whole genome shotgun sequence, one region includes:
- the LOC140806706 gene encoding uncharacterized protein, whose translation MRHRRLLDLLKDYDCEIEYHPGRANLTVDALSRKVSCTAEDVSCLSAMMMSCCSLGYDFDISTTPIQVSTLLAEPDIYAYIRDGLMTDKRVQRWKELVSHKQDTRFRVADDGSLRMNDRWVVPDTSELRQVLLRREHCSQYSIHPGGKKMFKDLHSQFWWKGMKRDVIDFSFIPLVEFLYNNSYQSSIQMAPFEALYGRRCRSPLYWDDVDRAAVTGPDMIHEMEQKVKLIQQRLKAAQDRQAAYANKRRVFLKVSPFHGTVGFGMKGKLAPRYVGPYEILQRIGTFIYWLYIHLYMLDPDVSYVERPVYILERSERKFRSKIIPMVKVQWEHRCVEEATWETEWLQDYAVRHDSGERLGVSSQTVM comes from the exons atgagacatagACGGTTGTTAGATCTGttaaaggattatgactgtgaaatTGAATATCATCCTGGTCGAGCCAATCTTACAGTTGATGCATTGAGTCGTAAAGTGAGCTGTACTGCAGAGGATGTGAGTTGTTTATCAGCTATGATGATGTCTTGTTGTTCCttgggatatgattttgatatctCGACGACTCCTATCCAGGTATCTACCTTATTAGCTGAACCTGATATATATGCTTATATTCGTGATGGACTAATGACAGACAAGAGAGTTCAGCGATGGAAGGAGTTAGTTTCTCATAAACAAGATACTCGTTTTAGAGTGGCTGATGATGGAAGTTTGAGGATGAATGATAGATGGGTAGTTCCTGATACATCTGAGTTGCGTCAGGTCCTGTTGCGGCGTGAACATTGTAGTCAATATTCTATCCACCCTGGTGGCAAAAAGATGTTTAAGGATCTACACTCtcagttttggtggaagggaatgaaacgtgatgtgattgatttt TCATTTATTCCATTGGTGGAGTTTTTgtataacaatagttatcagaGTAGTATTCAGATGGCTCCAtttgaggcattgtatgggagaCGTTGTAGATCTCCGTTATACTGGGATGATGTCGATCGAGCTGCAGTTACCGGTCCTGATATGATTCATGAGATGGAACAGAAAGTAAAGTTGATACAACAGCGATTGAAAGCagctcaagatagacaggccGCATATGCCAATAAAAGacgagtatttttgaaagtttCTCCTTTCCATGGAACAGTGGGATTTGGTATGAAAGGAAAGTTGGCACCGAGATATGTTGGCCCGTATGAGATATTGCAGCGGATAGGAACTTTTATATATTGGCTCTACATCCATCTTTATatg TTAGATCCTGATGTTTCTTATGTTGAGAGACCAGTTTATATTTTGGAACGATCCGAACGAAAGTTTCGTAGTAAGATTATACCGatggtgaaggttcagtgggagCATAGATGTgtcgaagaggccacttgggagacagagtg GTTACAGGACTATGCCGTGAGACATGATAGTGGTGAAagactaggtgtgtctagtcaaacagtcATGTAA